Proteins encoded within one genomic window of Thiothrix litoralis:
- the selD gene encoding selenide, water dikinase SelD translates to MDTPIRMTEYSHGSGCGCKISPAVLDVILHSQLPPDVCDALLVGNSSRDDAAVYDLGNGTAVISTTDFFMPIVDDPFTFGRIAATNAISDVYAMGGKPIMAIAIFGWPLDKLPPEIGREVVEGGRKACQDAGIPLAGGHSIDAPEPIFGLAVTGIVQTRHLKQNSTATAGCKLYLTKPLGIGILTTAQKRKVLLPEHTNLAIDTMCRMNTIGAQFGEMASVTALTDVTGFGLGGHLREMCEGSHLQAVIQFAQVPVLPHIPQYLELNCSPGGAQRNFDSYGYALGDMTERQRQIICDPQTSGGLLVAVDPAGEADFLMICRDAGLDLQAIGYLREPVAGAALITVE, encoded by the coding sequence ATGGATACCCCCATCCGCATGACCGAATACAGCCACGGCTCCGGTTGTGGCTGCAAGATTTCCCCCGCCGTCCTCGATGTCATCCTGCACAGCCAACTGCCGCCGGATGTGTGCGATGCCCTGTTAGTCGGCAACAGTTCCCGCGATGATGCTGCCGTTTACGATCTGGGCAATGGCACGGCGGTCATCAGCACCACCGATTTTTTCATGCCGATCGTCGATGACCCGTTCACTTTCGGGCGGATTGCCGCCACCAACGCCATCAGCGATGTGTACGCCATGGGCGGCAAACCCATCATGGCGATTGCGATTTTCGGCTGGCCACTCGACAAACTGCCACCAGAAATCGGGCGTGAAGTGGTCGAAGGCGGGCGTAAAGCTTGTCAGGATGCCGGTATTCCACTCGCAGGCGGACACAGCATCGACGCCCCAGAACCCATTTTCGGGCTGGCTGTCACCGGCATTGTCCAGACCCGTCACCTCAAACAAAACAGCACTGCCACCGCTGGTTGCAAGCTGTATCTCACCAAACCCCTTGGTATCGGTATTCTCACCACCGCTCAAAAGCGTAAAGTCTTGTTGCCGGAACACACTAATCTTGCCATCGACACCATGTGCCGCATGAATACCATCGGGGCGCAATTCGGTGAAATGGCCAGCGTCACCGCCTTGACCGACGTGACCGGCTTTGGCCTCGGTGGGCATTTACGCGAAATGTGCGAAGGCAGCCACTTGCAAGCGGTGATCCAATTCGCGCAAGTGCCTGTATTGCCACACATCCCGCAATATCTGGAACTGAATTGCTCACCCGGCGGCGCACAACGCAATTTCGACAGCTACGGCTATGCGCTGGGCGACATGACAGAACGCCAGCGGCAAATCATCTGTGACCCGCAAACCAGCGGCGGCTTGCTCGTGGCGGTTGACCCAGCGGGTGAGGCTGATTTCCTGATGATCTGTCGTGATGCGGGGCTGGATTTACAAGCCATTGGCTACCTGCGCGAACCGGTGGCAGGCGCTGCCCTGATTACGGTTGAATGA